The following are encoded together in the Candidatus Methylomirabilis oxygeniifera genome:
- a CDS encoding conserved protein of unknown function (Evidence 4 : Homologs of previously reported genes of unknown function), whose product MTAKDTVRALLDRLPDDCTLDDVQYHLYVVQAAARGEGDEKAGRTVPHEQVDAELRRKWLLGRAG is encoded by the coding sequence ATGACAGCCAAAGACACAGTGCGGGCGCTTTTGGATCGTCTCCCGGACGATTGCACCCTCGACGACGTGCAATACCACCTCTATGTCGTGCAAGCCGCCGCCCGTGGCGAAGGGGACGAGAAGGCGGGTCGGACTGTTCCCCACGAACAGGTTGACGCAGAGTTGCGCCGCAAGTGGCTGCTCGGACGCGCCGGGTAA
- a CDS encoding conserved protein of unknown function (Evidence 4 : Homologs of previously reported genes of unknown function): MKRAKRDPDMLEEYDFSGGVRGEHAKRYAEGANVVVIDPDVAELFLRSRHGQ, from the coding sequence ATGAAGAGAGCAAAGCGTGACCCCGACATGCTGGAAGAGTACGATTTCAGCGGCGGCGTGCGAGGTGAGCATGCCAAACGATACGCCGAAGGCGCGAACGTGGTCGTCATTGATCCCGACGTAGCGGAGTTATTTCTCAGATCACGACACGGTCAATGA